The Solea senegalensis isolate Sse05_10M linkage group LG4, IFAPA_SoseM_1, whole genome shotgun sequence genome includes a region encoding these proteins:
- the LOC122767716 gene encoding adenosine receptor A1-like, whose product MSSSPGIKSREHVDMMYISIESAIALASVVGNVLVVLVVCANRALRNTTFCFIVSLAVADIAVGVLVIPLAIIISLGFNTHFYTCLFLSCLLLIITQGSILSLLAIAIDRYLRVKIPTKYSIVVTQGRAYVAVCLCWILSFLSGLVPMVGWNNHDFQGNISSSSEIICEFTAVIRMDYMVYFNFFGWVVVPLTIMITLYAEIFRVIRRQLNKRAEATCDGERYYRKELRLAKSLALVVFLFAVCWLPIHVMNCINFFCPQCHIPKIVMYVGIFMSHVNSALNPMVYAFRIKQFQVTLVQILRRCMLCKATQPTPCPTSMPALTEKADVNL is encoded by the exons ATGTCTTCCTCTCCCGGCATCAAGTCTCGGGAGCATGTGGACATGATGTACATCTCCATTGAGTCAGCTATTGCCCTGGCCTCTGTGGTGGGGAAtgtgctggtggtgctggtggtgtgtGCGAACCGGGCTCTTCGCAACACCACCTTCTGCTTCATTGTGTCTCTGGCCGTGGCTGACATCGCTGTGGGGGTTCTGGTCATCCCTCTGGCTATTATCATCAGCCTGGGATTCAACACTCACTTCTACACCTGCCTTTTCCTCTCCTGCCTGCTGCTTATCATCACCCAGGGCTCCATCCTGTCCCTGCTGGCCATCGCCATCGACCGGTACCTCAGAGTAAAGATTCCCACCAA GTACAGCATCGTAGTGACCCAGGGGAGGGCTTATGTGGCAGTTTGTCTGTGCTGGATCCTGTCCTTCCTCTCTGGGTTGGTTCCAATGGTTGGCTGGAATAATCATGATTTCCAAGGCAACATCAGCAGTTCAAGCGAAATCATTTGTGAATTCACTGCAGTCATCAGGATGGACTACATGGTGTACTTCAATTTCTTTGGCTGGGTGGTGGTGCCGCTGACCATCATGATCACTCTGTATGCCGAGATCTTTAGGGTAATCCGGAGGCAGCTAAACAAACGTGCTGAGGCCACATGTGATGGAGAAAGGTACTATCGGAAGGAGCTGAGGCTGGCCAAATCACTGGCCTTGGTGGTCTTCCTCTTTGCTGTGTGTTGGCTGCCGATACACGTAATGAACTGCATCAACTTCTTCTGCCCACAGTGTCACATACCAAAAATTGTAATGTACGTCGGGATTTTCATGTCCCATGTGAACTCAGCCCTGAACCCAATGGTTTACGCATTCAGGATAAAGCAGTTCCAGGTCACACTGGTCCAGATCCTTCGTCGCTGCATGCTCTGTAAAGCCACACAGCCCACCCCGTGCCCCACCAGCATGCCAGCCTTGACAGAAAAAGCAGATGTGAACCTGTAA
- the LOC122768657 gene encoding tubby-related protein 1-like isoform X1, with protein MSAEKKPKKKKEEHGGSTETKLNGTEAKPKKTKSKKNDDASEDESPAIQNGKKVKKKKTEKDKEDSEKDKEKEKAPKKKTKSAPKKKKGSGTDGDDDDDEDDTPKKKTKKKTTKDGSPSATSTKDKKSKPKEDKESDGKEKKSKSKDKDKDKEKKKEPASMFQINGEKDSKSKKKAAKSDSDDSEEETKTTKSKKKSTAAPSSLFQTSGDKDKDKEKKTKKKGKADESDNSESEKDEKSKKKKGKGKKKKARSPSPEIEFENLENFVMQPAPQGVTIKCRVTRDQRGMDKSLYPLYYLHLDNEKKTFLLAGRKRKRSATSNYLISIDATDLSRGGENFVGKLRSNLMGTKFTVFDNALHPERALPDMSNARQELAGIIYETNVLGIKGPRRMTIVIPGMDKDNNRVPLRPRNECDGLLLRHQSRRTENLIELRNKTPVWNEESGSHVLNFNGRVTQASIKNFQIVHNKDLDYIVMQFGRIADDIFTLDFNYPMCAVQAFAIALSSFDGKIACE; from the exons ATGTCTGCAGAAAAG AagccaaagaagaaaaaagaggagcaCGGAGGCAGCACAGAAACCAAGCTGAACGGAACTGAAGccaaacccaaaaaaacaaagagcaagAAAAATGATGACGCTTCAGAAGACGAGAGCCCCGCCATCCAAA ATGGAaagaaggtgaagaaaaaaaaaacagagaaagacaagGAAGACTCGGAgaaggacaaagagaaagagaaagcaccaaagaagaaaaccaaaagcgctccaaaaaagaagaaag GGTCGGGAacagatggtgatgatgatgatgatgaggatgacaCCCCCAAGAAGAAAACtaagaaaaagacaacaaaggaCGGCTCTCCGTCTGCAACTTCCACCAAAGACAAGAAATCCAAACCTAAAG AAGACAAAGAATCtgatgggaaagaaaaaaagtccaagtcaaaggacaaggacaaggacaaggaaaagaagaaagagccAGCATCAATGTTTCAAATAAATGGAGAAAAGGACTCAAAAAGCAAGAAGAAAG CTGCCAAATCCGACAGTGACGACAGCGAAGAAGAGACAAAGACGACCAAATCTAAGAAGAAATCTACTGCTGCCCCTTCATCGCTGTTCCAGACATCAGGAGacaaggacaaagacaaagagaagaagacaaagaagaaag gaaAAGCAGACGAGAGTGACAACTCTGAGTCTGAAAAAGACGAAAAAtctaagaagaaaaaaggcaaagggaagaagaaaaag GCGAGATCTCCATCACCTGAGATTGAGTTTGAAAACCTGGAGAATTTTGTGATGCAGCCAGCTCCACAGGGCGTGACCATTAAATGCAGAGTCACTCGAGACCAGAGGGGGATGGACAAGAGCCTCTATCCACTGTATTACCTTCATCTGGACAATGAGAAAAAG ACTTTCTTGTTGGctgggaggaaaagaaagagaagtgcAACTTCAAATTACCTCATCTCCATTGATGCCACAGATTTATCAAGGGGTGGAGAGAATTTTGTGGGAAAGCTGAG GTCAAATTTGATGGGGACTAAGTTCACCGTGTTTGACAACGCTCTGCATCCAGAGAGAGCTCTTCCAGACATGTCGAACGCACGGCAGGAGCTCGCAGGCATCATCTAT GAAACAAATGTATTGGGAATAAAAGGACCCAGAAGGATGACTATCGTCATTCCAGGAATGGACAAGGATAACAATCGAGTACCACTCCGACCAAGAAAT GAATGTGACGGCTTGCTGTTGAGACACCAGAGCAGAAGGACGGAAAATCTGATCGAGCTCCGCAACAAGACTCCAGTGTGGAATGAAGAATCGGGGTCTCACGTGCTCAACTTCAACGGCCGGGTCACCCAGGCGTCCATCAAGAACTTCCAGATCGTCCATAACAAAGACT TGGACTACATTGTGATGCAGTTTGGACGGATAGCAGACGACATTTTCACCCTGGACTTCAACTATCCAATGTGTGCTGTGCAGGCCTTTGCCATCGCGCTCTCCAGCTTTGATGGCAAAATTGCCTGTGAATAA
- the LOC122768657 gene encoding tubby-related protein 1-like isoform X2: MFQINGEKDSKSKKKAAKSDSDDSEEETKTTKSKKKSTAAPSSLFQTSGDKDKDKEKKTKKKGKADESDNSESEKDEKSKKKKGKGKKKKARSPSPEIEFENLENFVMQPAPQGVTIKCRVTRDQRGMDKSLYPLYYLHLDNEKKTFLLAGRKRKRSATSNYLISIDATDLSRGGENFVGKLRSNLMGTKFTVFDNALHPERALPDMSNARQELAGIIYETNVLGIKGPRRMTIVIPGMDKDNNRVPLRPRNECDGLLLRHQSRRTENLIELRNKTPVWNEESGSHVLNFNGRVTQASIKNFQIVHNKDLDYIVMQFGRIADDIFTLDFNYPMCAVQAFAIALSSFDGKIACE, encoded by the exons ATGTTTCAAATAAATGGAGAAAAGGACTCAAAAAGCAAGAAGAAAG CTGCCAAATCCGACAGTGACGACAGCGAAGAAGAGACAAAGACGACCAAATCTAAGAAGAAATCTACTGCTGCCCCTTCATCGCTGTTCCAGACATCAGGAGacaaggacaaagacaaagagaagaagacaaagaagaaag gaaAAGCAGACGAGAGTGACAACTCTGAGTCTGAAAAAGACGAAAAAtctaagaagaaaaaaggcaaagggaagaagaaaaag GCGAGATCTCCATCACCTGAGATTGAGTTTGAAAACCTGGAGAATTTTGTGATGCAGCCAGCTCCACAGGGCGTGACCATTAAATGCAGAGTCACTCGAGACCAGAGGGGGATGGACAAGAGCCTCTATCCACTGTATTACCTTCATCTGGACAATGAGAAAAAG ACTTTCTTGTTGGctgggaggaaaagaaagagaagtgcAACTTCAAATTACCTCATCTCCATTGATGCCACAGATTTATCAAGGGGTGGAGAGAATTTTGTGGGAAAGCTGAG GTCAAATTTGATGGGGACTAAGTTCACCGTGTTTGACAACGCTCTGCATCCAGAGAGAGCTCTTCCAGACATGTCGAACGCACGGCAGGAGCTCGCAGGCATCATCTAT GAAACAAATGTATTGGGAATAAAAGGACCCAGAAGGATGACTATCGTCATTCCAGGAATGGACAAGGATAACAATCGAGTACCACTCCGACCAAGAAAT GAATGTGACGGCTTGCTGTTGAGACACCAGAGCAGAAGGACGGAAAATCTGATCGAGCTCCGCAACAAGACTCCAGTGTGGAATGAAGAATCGGGGTCTCACGTGCTCAACTTCAACGGCCGGGTCACCCAGGCGTCCATCAAGAACTTCCAGATCGTCCATAACAAAGACT TGGACTACATTGTGATGCAGTTTGGACGGATAGCAGACGACATTTTCACCCTGGACTTCAACTATCCAATGTGTGCTGTGCAGGCCTTTGCCATCGCGCTCTCCAGCTTTGATGGCAAAATTGCCTGTGAATAA